A part of Melittangium boletus DSM 14713 genomic DNA contains:
- a CDS encoding AHH domain-containing protein, with the protein MIAHRDYPSWRGTRPRSWLGGWILILLFLQSACAMGVPQRHLMVGERYAAQEEGASAEGPVHLSVPTKFGAVQVSRSELDAALATLVLDIPLRVAGSRPPLYLNRRLAQAAMPLTGEEWRTPLARSYGRFCERRGTPGDCLELFKDWPGLDGEDKRDLALALSVDTALEALDAEVRATFSTTQLSTMVSLTLAGYMALLVAPEPVSKGVASALALLMWGYLGWELFALVQAYFQLWEEAGEAATFEELREAGGRFGRVIGPNSMRILLLLGTAAVGETAALVSKAPKLPGFEKAAKALESRVGIEDVLTAIQQADKVKVAVAEGTFNVVLPANVVSMVARGSSSGAAARRAPSTKKSQVHHIATVENEKSTARGGPWTPLFKKIFNKAGMSMEDPANKIKLSGHYGPHPKKYHEAVLSHLAEATEGCPNQRACAMALRQALRELATEISTQGTKLHVLLTQRALP; encoded by the coding sequence ATGATTGCTCATCGTGACTATCCGAGTTGGCGAGGAACGAGGCCACGCTCCTGGTTGGGCGGCTGGATACTCATCCTCCTCTTCCTCCAATCCGCGTGCGCCATGGGTGTGCCTCAACGCCATCTCATGGTGGGCGAGCGTTATGCCGCGCAAGAGGAGGGGGCGAGTGCTGAAGGGCCAGTCCATCTCTCGGTGCCCACGAAGTTCGGCGCGGTCCAGGTGAGCAGGTCCGAACTCGACGCGGCCCTCGCCACCCTGGTGCTCGACATCCCGCTGAGAGTGGCGGGCTCGCGACCTCCGCTCTACCTCAATCGGAGGCTGGCGCAGGCGGCCATGCCGCTCACGGGAGAGGAGTGGAGAACGCCCCTGGCGCGCTCCTATGGACGCTTCTGCGAGCGACGCGGAACTCCAGGCGATTGCCTTGAGTTGTTCAAGGATTGGCCGGGGTTGGATGGGGAGGACAAGCGAGACCTGGCCCTGGCTCTCTCGGTGGATACGGCGCTGGAGGCCCTGGACGCGGAAGTGCGGGCCACGTTCTCCACGACCCAGCTGTCCACGATGGTGAGCCTCACCCTGGCTGGGTACATGGCGTTGCTCGTGGCACCGGAGCCCGTCTCCAAGGGGGTGGCCTCGGCGCTCGCCCTGCTCATGTGGGGCTATCTGGGCTGGGAACTCTTCGCGTTGGTACAGGCGTATTTCCAACTGTGGGAGGAGGCAGGGGAAGCCGCCACGTTCGAGGAGTTGCGAGAGGCGGGAGGCCGGTTCGGAAGAGTCATCGGGCCCAACAGCATGCGGATTCTGCTGCTGCTGGGGACGGCGGCGGTGGGAGAGACAGCGGCGCTGGTGTCCAAGGCCCCGAAGTTGCCGGGGTTCGAGAAGGCCGCGAAGGCACTCGAGTCGCGTGTTGGCATCGAGGATGTGCTCACGGCCATACAGCAGGCGGACAAGGTGAAGGTCGCGGTGGCCGAGGGCACCTTCAACGTGGTGCTACCCGCCAACGTCGTGAGCATGGTGGCGCGCGGCTCTTCATCGGGTGCCGCGGCACGTAGGGCTCCCTCGACGAAGAAGTCCCAGGTGCATCACATCGCCACCGTCGAGAACGAGAAGTCCACCGCACGTGGCGGACCTTGGACGCCATTGTTCAAGAAAATCTTCAACAAGGCCGGTATGTCGATGGAGGATCCCGCCAACAAAATCAAACTGTCTGGACACTACGGGCCTCATCCAAAGAAATATCATGAAGCTGTTTTAAGTCATCTCGCGGAAGCGACAGAGGGATGTCCCAATCAACGGGCGTGTGCCATGGCATTGCGGCAAGCGCTCCGCGAGTTGGCTACTGAAATCTCCACTCAGGGCACCAAACTCCATGTGCTGCTGACCCAACGGGCACTTCCCTAG
- a CDS encoding imm11 family protein, translated as MPRWPGRNCCLRAHFFGVAAPLIGRSGALSASSSESFMVEQYFDLFEDVYVPGRWHLDDPIDLRGQRFEVGLFRRGEPSHIKGPLHIPLDVPGKALDFSRAGTSALVVHARVAAVLAELAPGDVELIPANVEGTREPYFLLNITHVVKCIDDETSDEVRYVTPAHGLPEQIGEYRSVIGMRIDPSKVGDAQMFRTWGWVAIIVSEAIKEALEGMGVTGMRFTEVTGPSTISAEDRARSQKLRELLETAAAAREEAWRALGSLDTEVIMPIAVGGAWPGQRQLWSVIRRETERTLLVTHGLSDSFIESLKPSVGFGLELALEVDAAVKDISKGWPPKLLDRVADEVAEHEHVREGVKAGLFSMEVSGKGMPKSLVTEEGRVAVLLGVESRSLPGHFSTPYGQVRLVTVKALLPAELEYVLEHGAQGHAELARRFAESGEEHLSRAKRRAVV; from the coding sequence ATGCCAAGGTGGCCTGGGCGTAACTGTTGCCTGCGCGCGCACTTCTTTGGTGTAGCTGCTCCCCTGATTGGGAGGTCGGGTGCCCTCTCCGCCTCTTCCTCGGAGTCCTTCATGGTGGAGCAGTATTTCGACCTGTTCGAAGACGTCTACGTACCGGGACGTTGGCACCTGGACGATCCCATCGACCTTCGCGGGCAGAGGTTCGAAGTTGGCCTGTTCAGACGAGGCGAACCCTCACACATCAAGGGGCCGCTCCATATTCCTCTCGATGTTCCAGGCAAAGCGCTCGATTTTTCCCGCGCGGGGACGTCGGCCCTGGTCGTCCATGCAAGGGTGGCGGCCGTGTTGGCTGAATTGGCTCCCGGTGATGTGGAACTCATTCCCGCCAATGTGGAGGGTACGCGTGAGCCGTACTTCCTTCTCAACATCACGCATGTTGTGAAATGCATCGATGACGAGACTTCCGACGAGGTTCGCTACGTGACCCCGGCGCACGGTCTGCCGGAGCAGATCGGAGAGTACCGGTCCGTGATTGGCATGCGCATCGACCCTTCTAAAGTGGGTGATGCCCAGATGTTCCGGACCTGGGGTTGGGTCGCCATCATTGTCTCCGAGGCCATCAAGGAGGCATTGGAGGGTATGGGCGTCACCGGCATGAGGTTCACGGAGGTGACGGGCCCGAGCACCATCAGTGCGGAAGATCGCGCGAGGAGCCAGAAGCTTCGCGAACTCCTGGAGACGGCCGCTGCCGCTCGTGAGGAGGCCTGGCGCGCGCTGGGCTCGCTGGACACGGAAGTCATCATGCCCATCGCTGTGGGTGGGGCATGGCCTGGCCAGCGACAGCTCTGGAGCGTCATCCGTCGCGAGACGGAGCGCACATTACTTGTCACCCACGGGCTTTCGGACTCCTTCATCGAGAGTCTGAAGCCCTCCGTGGGCTTCGGACTGGAACTCGCCCTGGAGGTGGACGCGGCCGTGAAGGACATCTCAAAGGGATGGCCCCCGAAACTGCTGGACCGTGTGGCGGACGAAGTGGCCGAGCACGAACACGTGCGCGAAGGCGTGAAGGCGGGCCTCTTCTCCATGGAGGTGTCTGGCAAGGGCATGCCCAAGTCCCTCGTCACCGAGGAGGGCAGGGTGGCCGTCCTGCTGGGCGTGGAGTCGCGCTCGCTGCCAGGGCACTTCTCCACCCCCTACGGACAGGTGCGCCTCGTGACCGTCAAGGCGCTGTTGCCCGCGGAGCTGGAGTACGTGTTGGAGCACGGCGCGCAAGGCCATGCCGAGCTGGCGCGGCGCTTCGCGGAGAGCGGCGAGGAGCACCTGTCCCGCGCCAAACGGCGAGCCGTGGTGTAG
- a CDS encoding FAD-dependent oxidoreductase translates to MTLHIRPEDVLAHMQVRDEKGVFVVGCFEKRVTLLSQQVRSLNLVYALHKCERLWPGSKVAVIGGGVAGMTAAAAAARIGCEVTLLEKQAALLNVLRGNTTRYVHPHVYDWPLPGSERTNADLPLLSWEAASAKNVVLQLEKAWNDLPERSRIKVFFNVKSIDILDAHEGRRHLTWTTPSQEDESFDAILLTVGFGLEKEIKGVHWLSYWDNDRLNQTVRGDGVESYLVSGCGDGGLVDLLRLRLHDFSQEHVLEEFLNVPSQQELKARLLEIEDRARLKSDPNEASLCVLQGYKELPGTAEIDDRIRARLRDDTKVTLNGIGERALGLQSSILNRLLVSRLLFKFGTQYRRGEIGVPQKQGDLYQVRFVTGKPELFNHVICRHGPQQPSALDDAFPDIGKKCDSLRARNELDQTRWPLWPHGFFGSNESYRDILILPGLGGANPSGKDTASRRETPGALEVDAPVPPRNREDVSARTGPARPRSENLDVTSQNGPAEKLVVQLNVVQQVNVPVQQQLNVLSSAPQSAISAAVEKKPNKLSNLGQSGAAGILVLGLAGAWLLFGGNQQRKSSATQELPRRDVSKTPNVSKSAPVRPSDPVQTPVVSKPAPVRPSEPDRGETVLAGGTVADIQQLRDVHRVRVMGEGAAPSLLGGMQPGTFGFAEPSVPSFSAQTRVTNSQASNWVEVHRLVNGRLYLVGYVWDVESRAVGTGRPTNVVLFSKPYGRSQELVSIPLDRVRSVALKNEQGQLAVGLDLNASRGI, encoded by the coding sequence ATGACGCTTCACATCCGTCCCGAAGACGTACTCGCACATATGCAGGTGCGGGACGAAAAAGGTGTCTTTGTCGTTGGATGCTTTGAAAAGCGTGTAACCCTGCTGTCTCAGCAGGTTCGATCACTCAATCTTGTTTACGCGCTTCATAAGTGCGAGCGTTTGTGGCCAGGTAGTAAGGTTGCCGTCATTGGCGGTGGTGTGGCGGGCATGACCGCTGCTGCCGCTGCGGCTCGTATCGGATGCGAAGTCACGCTGTTGGAGAAACAGGCGGCTTTGCTCAACGTGCTCCGCGGTAATACCACGCGCTACGTGCATCCTCATGTCTATGATTGGCCTCTGCCTGGCTCGGAAAGAACGAACGCGGACCTGCCACTCCTTTCATGGGAGGCTGCATCCGCGAAGAATGTCGTGTTGCAACTGGAGAAGGCCTGGAACGATCTGCCTGAACGCTCGCGGATTAAGGTCTTTTTCAATGTGAAGTCCATCGATATCTTGGATGCGCATGAGGGACGACGGCATCTAACGTGGACCACGCCATCTCAGGAAGATGAAAGCTTCGACGCGATTCTGTTGACGGTGGGATTTGGTCTGGAGAAGGAGATCAAGGGTGTCCATTGGCTTTCCTACTGGGACAATGATCGCCTCAATCAAACTGTCCGAGGGGACGGTGTCGAAAGCTATCTAGTGTCGGGGTGTGGCGATGGTGGACTCGTCGATTTGCTTCGGTTGCGCTTGCACGATTTCAGCCAAGAGCATGTCCTTGAAGAGTTCCTGAATGTGCCGTCGCAGCAAGAACTGAAGGCTCGGCTTCTTGAAATCGAGGATCGGGCTCGGTTGAAGAGTGACCCAAATGAAGCAAGCCTGTGTGTGCTCCAAGGTTATAAGGAGTTGCCTGGAACCGCGGAGATTGACGATCGGATAAGGGCGCGCCTTCGCGACGATACGAAGGTCACCTTGAATGGGATTGGCGAGAGGGCACTGGGATTGCAATCCAGTATTCTGAACCGACTCCTGGTATCGCGCCTGCTCTTTAAGTTCGGAACCCAATATCGTCGTGGCGAGATAGGAGTTCCTCAAAAGCAGGGGGATTTGTACCAAGTACGATTCGTGACCGGAAAGCCGGAGCTTTTCAATCATGTCATCTGCAGACATGGACCGCAGCAACCCAGTGCCTTGGATGATGCCTTTCCGGATATTGGGAAGAAATGTGACTCACTCCGGGCTCGAAACGAACTGGATCAAACGCGCTGGCCTCTCTGGCCACATGGTTTTTTTGGCTCTAATGAGTCCTATCGAGACATCCTCATCCTCCCGGGGCTGGGGGGAGCCAATCCTTCTGGGAAAGATACTGCCTCACGCAGGGAAACGCCCGGCGCACTTGAGGTGGATGCGCCGGTTCCTCCACGCAACCGAGAGGATGTTTCAGCGCGAACTGGTCCGGCACGGCCAAGGTCTGAAAATTTAGATGTTACGTCGCAGAACGGTCCTGCGGAAAAGCTCGTCGTTCAACTGAATGTGGTTCAGCAGGTGAATGTTCCTGTTCAGCAGCAGTTAAACGTTTTGTCCTCAGCGCCCCAATCGGCAATCTCTGCTGCGGTGGAAAAAAAGCCCAATAAGCTCAGTAATCTTGGGCAGTCAGGAGCGGCGGGGATTCTTGTCTTGGGGTTGGCTGGCGCTTGGCTCCTTTTCGGAGGCAATCAGCAGAGAAAAAGTTCCGCTACGCAAGAGCTGCCAAGGCGTGACGTCAGCAAGACTCCAAATGTCAGCAAGTCGGCCCCTGTGCGTCCCAGTGACCCGGTCCAGACTCCAGTTGTGAGCAAGCCGGCCCCTGTGCGTCCCAGTGAGCCGGACCGCGGAGAGACAGTCCTGGCTGGCGGAACGGTTGCTGATATTCAGCAATTGCGTGATGTACATCGGGTCCGCGTGATGGGAGAGGGTGCGGCTCCCTCACTGCTTGGCGGAATGCAACCTGGAACCTTTGGTTTTGCCGAACCCTCGGTTCCCTCCTTTTCGGCACAGACGAGGGTGACGAATTCCCAGGCCTCCAATTGGGTTGAGGTTCATCGACTCGTGAACGGGCGGTTGTACCTCGTTGGATATGTCTGGGATGTGGAGTCTCGTGCTGTTGGAACAGGTCGGCCCACGAACGTGGTTTTGTTTTCCAAGCCGTATGGTCGTAGCCAAGAGCTTGTAAGCATTCCGCTTGATCGTGTCCGCTCTGTAGCCTTGAAAAATGAGCAGGGGCAACTTGCTGTTGGACTTGATTTGAATGCTTCTCGGGGAATCTAG
- a CDS encoding M15 family metallopeptidase: MLGAANLVMGAWLATAGAPVVDATEVVKDLAVDMRYATPDNFLKQKVYPDGARCLLLPETAERLKKAADALRGQGYRLKVYDCYRPIAVQWQMWKILPKPGYVANPKKGGNHNRGAAVDLTLVTLDGADVEMPTAFDSFERSAHHGYQGGTKASREHREILRVAMEGAGFKRNPMEWWHYDLPGATKLPVLDVPFTKSQ; the protein is encoded by the coding sequence ATGCTGGGAGCCGCGAACCTGGTGATGGGGGCCTGGCTGGCCACGGCGGGTGCTCCGGTGGTGGATGCGACCGAGGTGGTGAAGGACCTGGCGGTGGACATGCGCTACGCCACGCCGGACAACTTCCTCAAGCAGAAGGTGTACCCGGACGGTGCGCGCTGTCTGTTGTTGCCGGAGACGGCCGAGCGCCTGAAGAAGGCGGCGGACGCGCTCCGAGGCCAGGGTTACCGGCTCAAGGTCTACGACTGTTACCGGCCCATCGCCGTGCAGTGGCAGATGTGGAAGATCCTGCCCAAGCCGGGCTACGTGGCGAACCCGAAGAAGGGGGGCAACCACAACCGGGGCGCGGCGGTGGACCTGACGCTGGTGACGCTGGACGGAGCGGACGTGGAGATGCCCACGGCCTTCGACTCCTTCGAGCGCTCCGCGCACCACGGTTACCAGGGCGGCACGAAGGCGTCGCGCGAGCACCGGGAGATCCTGCGCGTGGCGATGGAGGGCGCGGGCTTCAAGCGCAACCCCATGGAGTGGTGGCACTACGACCTGCCGGGCGCCACGAAGCTGCCCGTGCTGGACGTGCCCTTCACGAAGTCCCAATAG
- the queC gene encoding 7-cyano-7-deazaguanine synthase QueC, producing the protein MSVSNKKAVVLLSGGLDSTTCLSMAKADGFEPVCLAVAYGQRHAVELERARWVARSLGVTDFRVVTVDLPQVGGSALTADIDVPKDRPESEMSHGIPITYVPARNALFLSLALGLAEVVGSSDIYIGVNAVDYSGYPDCRPEFIRAFEQMATLATKAGVEGTQFKVHAPLSGMTKAEIIRAGVKLGVDYSMTHSCYDPDKEGRACGRCDSCTLRRRGFEQAGVMDPTLYTAGV; encoded by the coding sequence ATGTCGGTCAGTAACAAGAAGGCGGTGGTGTTGTTGTCGGGCGGCCTGGACTCGACGACGTGCCTGTCGATGGCGAAGGCGGATGGCTTCGAGCCGGTGTGCCTGGCGGTGGCCTATGGCCAGCGGCACGCGGTGGAACTCGAACGGGCGCGCTGGGTGGCCAGGTCCCTGGGCGTCACGGACTTCCGGGTGGTGACGGTGGACCTGCCGCAGGTGGGTGGCTCCGCGCTGACGGCGGACATCGACGTGCCGAAGGACCGGCCCGAATCGGAGATGTCCCACGGCATTCCCATCACCTACGTGCCGGCGCGCAACGCGCTCTTCCTGTCGTTGGCGTTGGGGCTCGCGGAGGTGGTGGGCTCGAGTGACATCTACATCGGCGTGAACGCGGTGGACTACAGCGGCTACCCGGACTGCCGTCCCGAGTTCATCCGCGCCTTCGAGCAGATGGCCACGCTGGCCACGAAGGCGGGAGTGGAGGGCACCCAATTCAAGGTGCACGCGCCGCTGTCGGGGATGACCAAGGCGGAGATCATCCGCGCGGGGGTGAAGCTGGGGGTGGACTACTCGATGACGCACTCCTGCTACGACCCGGACAAGGAGGGCCGGGCGTGTGGGCGGTGTGACAGTTGTACGCTGCGGCGGCGGGGCTTCGAGCAGGCGGGCGTGATGGATCCCACCCTCTACACGGCGGGGGTCTGA